GCTCGGTTACCAGCCGAACGCCTCGGTTGGCATGTCAACGACGGCCGATGTGCTGACATTCACCGCTCATTCTTCCGAGAAGCAGGCAGCCGCCGCGATTGCTAACGCCTACGCCAAGGCCTTCATTAGCGCTCGGCGAGCTAATCAGGTCACGCAGTACACAGAACAGGTGTCAGCCCTGCAAGCGAGCATTAGCCAACTGCAGACAAAAGCGGCGCCTCTCTCCCCCAAGGATCCGCAGCTTCCCATCCTTCAACAGTCGATCAACTCGCTAGAGCAGAGCGTCCAGCAGGCCCAGGCCGCTAGCCAAGTGGCCGGTGAGGTCGGGCCATCCATAATCGATGCGGCCGCTGTCCCCACCTCTGCCTCGTCTCCAAAGCCAGTGCGAAACGGGATATTAGGTGGTGTCGTCGGACTCATACTCGGGCTTGGGTTTGCATTGGTCGCAGAACGCCTCGATGACGGAATCAACTCCCGCGATGCCGCGGAAGCGGTTAGCGGTGGGCTCCCGATCGTCGGTCTGGTTCCGATGGTCAACTCGTGGAAGCGCAAGCACGCTCGTCATCTAGCTCTGATCGAGGACCCGAGCTCCAACGTATCTGAGGCTTACCGAACAGTTCGAACGGCTATCCAGTTCCTTAGCTTGGATGATCCTAAGCGCGTCATTGCAATAACTAGTTCCGTACCGGGTGAAGGCAAGACGACAACAGTCGCCAATCTCGCTGTCAGCTTCGCGCGAGCCGGCCAAAACGTGATTGTCGTTTCGTGCGACCTCAGGCGCCCCCACCTTCACGAGTTCTTCGGCGATAACGACGGCCGCGGCCTCACCTCTGTTCTTCTTGGCCGGTGCGCCTTATCCGACGTCGTTCACTCCGTTTCTACAGACCACAACCTCAGAATCGTTCCGCCAGGCCCAATACCCCCTAACCCCGCCGAGATCCTCTCGCTGGACCGAGTTCGCGAGGTGGTGGATGCCTTAGCGCGCAATGCGGACCTCGTCCTGTTGGACTGTCCACCGGTGCTGCCGGTGAGCGACGCCTTACTTCTGTCTCGCTTGGTCGACGGGATGCTCGTTCTCGCGTCCGTCAAATCGACGTCGCGTCGCGACCTGCGTCGCACCATCGAGCTGTTAAATCAGGTTCACTGCCCCACCCTGGGGGTTATTCTCAACAAGGTCCCCATCGGCAGCGGGTACTCCTACGGCTACGACTACTACGGTCATTACTCCCCCTCAGGCACTTCAGACCAGCAACCACACAGCGGGAATCCCGACCATCAGGACTCGCCGCTTGGACAACCGACCATCTCCGAAAATGAGTCCGGCGTCAACGGAAGCGTGCTTCATCGACGTAAGGAAGCCAATATGGCGCAATCCAGCCTCTTCTCAGGGGAGGCTCAACGCGGCCCAATTCGCAATCGTCGCGACGAATTCTTCTCCGCTCAAGACTAGGGACCCCGCAAACGAAGTTCGGCTCTGGTAGCTCTCGATTCCACGGGTCCGAGTGTCCTGTCACGAACGTCAACGGGAAGACCTCTCGGTCTATCCCGTCTTCACTCCGGGGCTCGGTGGGCGAGTTCCTGCCAAATTGCGAGCAACTGTTTGGCGATCACACCCCAGTCGAATTTGGCGGAGCGTTTCAGCCCGTTGCGGGCTAGCTCGTCGGCGAGGTCAGGTGTGTCGCGAAGGCGGAGAAGAGCCTGAGCTAAACCGTGACAATCACCTGGGGCCACTAGCAATCCGCTATCGCCGACCACGTATGCAATCTCTCCAACATCGGTTGCTACGACCGGGATCGCGCATGCCATTGCCTCCACCAGCACACGGCCGAACTGTTCTCGAAGGGGTACCTTTATCCAGGGTAGAAAGTTCCGTTGAACGACAGGAATCGAAGGCAGGACCAGCACATCCATCCTGCACAGTTCTCGGGGCAACTCGCTGTGGGAGACCCACGGCAGAAGTTCGATTGCACCCGGTCGAATCCGCTGCTCCTCCTCAACGAGAGAACGCAACGAGCCGTTCCCCACGATCCGCAACTGGCACTCGACAGTCCGAGCCGCTTGCAGAAGTTGTCTGATCCCCTTGTGCTCCTCAAGCCGCCCTACGTATCCAGCCGTAAATCGTCGGCGCCGCTTGGCGCGTGGCATAAACAAGTCGCGGTCAACGCCGAGCGGTACGATCGAGCTTCGACCTTCGTAGCCCTTTCTTCGAATCACTGACTCCGCCGCGGGCGTGATGGGCAGCATCATCTGCACGTTGGCGAAGGCGTATCGCTCCAGAAGTGGGAAGGGCCACGGAAAACGTGTCAGAACGTTCTGAGCGGCATACAAGGCAATCGGGACCCCGGCCCAAGCCGCGGCCCTAAATCGGATAGTTTGCCAGGTACTAAGGTAGGCGGCCTCACCGATGATGTGAAGTACGTCTGGCCTTCGTCCCGCGCTTGCTCGATGAAGGCTGCCCCGTCGAAGTGCCACCGAGGCCATGTGCCCAGTCGCATCCTCACCCACTCGGTGCGGCAACAGTCGATAGCGAAAGAGTTCGTTCGTCGCTTCGAGTTTCTCGAACTCCTCCTGGGCGAGGGAGCTAACGTCTGCTGCGTAGACATCCAGCTCTGTCTGGCTACTCTGGACCACACGGCGGAACAAATCCACCCAATGCTCAGTCCGCTTCCCGACGGCGACTACGGCTATTCGCATTCGACAGATTGCGGGTCGGCCGAGCGGAGCGTCAGGCCCGCCACGCGCCACCAGGCTTGAGCACGGCGGCGGCCTTCTGGGACTTGCCCTCGCACTACCCTCAGCCCAGCGAGCACCAATCCGAGCACCGCTCTCGCGAAGACAACTGCCCTGACAATCGAGTAAGACTGCGGGTTGCGGAGCCGGTGGTACCTCAACAGGCTTCTGTATAGGTGCGGCCACAAATGAGCCGGGTCGCGGCTACTGGCACCACCCAGGTGCAGAGCTTCCGCTCCGCTGATCTGGGCGACGCGGAGACCCGCTTCGCGCGCTTGCCAGCAAAGTTCCACGTCCTCGTAGTACATGAAGTAGCCGTCGTCCAAACCCCCAATACCCTTCAATAGGTTCGTCCGCACCGCAAGACAAGCGCCAGATAGCCAGTCCACGTCAATCAGGACGCCATCGGAATCGGGCGGGCGGGACTTTCGTAGCCCGTTCAAACGAGCGATCTTGCGCTTCACACTCAGAGGCACCAGACTGCCGCCGAATCGGCTTACGATTAACCTCGATACCGTTTCGAATGGATGAGCGCTAACTACGAGGCGTCCCCGAGCATTCACCAATTGCGGTCCGACAATGCCTAGGGTTGGGTCCGCGCTCAGTGTGTCGAGCATCGCCCACGCCGTTGACTCGGGCAACACACAGTCTGGGTTGACTAGCAGCACCTCAGAGTGCTCCACACAAAGCAGAGCCTGATTAACAGCGGCGGCAAATCCGAGGTTCACGTAATTGCCCACAATCACGGCATCCGGCGCTACCCGACGAACGATGTTCACTGTTTCGTCGGTCGAGGCGTTATCGACGACGCAGAGCGAAATGCCGGTTCGCGCTAGCGCTGATAAGCACGTCTCGATCTCCGGGGCCGAGTTATGCGTCACAACGATGGCGGATGCGCTCATCAAGTTCGCCCCGGCATCGGCATGATGGATACCGCCGGTTCGTGGTTTCGCCCCAGAAGCGTCGCTGTGATCACGACCAAAGCTGGAAGCAACCCCAGATCCCAGTGACCGTCAGTGGGGCCTCCGAACGCAGCGCTGATCACAAAGCCAATCGTTAACGCGATAAGGATCCTCGTCCAAGGTACTCGCATCGAGATGCCGATTCGAATAGTCCGAATCAAGATCCATCCGAGAGCCAAGGCAAGCACTAGGCCTCCGTTGGCCAATATTGACACATACCACACGTGATATATCGGTCCGACGTCTGTTACCCGAAACGTCGGAAGAAAGACGTCGTGCCGCGTCTGCCCGAGCCCGTTTCCCAGTAGCGGGTTAGCCCAGAAGACATGTAGGCCGACATTGGCTTCGGCCGCGCGGTATCCCGCTGTTTGGTGCAACTCGTCCCTTAGTACCTGAAGTCGGTGGTCAAGACCCGGGCTGACGAGTACGCCGACGAAAATCGTCATCGCTGAGAGCACGATAACCTGAACGACCATTCGACGCAGCCGCCGGCCGGCTAGAGGAAGCATCAACAACAGAGCTACTGCAGCGGCCAACCAGGTCGCTCTATACGAAGCCAAAAGGGTATCGACTGCAAGAATCACGGCGATCGCTACCAAGAGGAACCGCCGAGCGCCGTGGCTTCGCCCCGCAGCAAATAAGACCACCGGAAGTGCGATCAGAGATGGGAACCCGCCGTGTCGTCCAGGAGAGGCGAAGCCAGTGACGGCCAAGGCTGTAGCC
This window of the Acidimicrobiales bacterium genome carries:
- a CDS encoding glycosyltransferase, whose product is MYAAQNVLTRFPWPFPLLERYAFANVQMMLPITPAAESVIRRKGYEGRSSIVPLGVDRDLFMPRAKRRRRFTAGYVGRLEEHKGIRQLLQAARTVECQLRIVGNGSLRSLVEEEQRIRPGAIELLPWVSHSELPRELCRMDVLVLPSIPVVQRNFLPWIKVPLREQFGRVLVEAMACAIPVVATDVGEIAYVVGDSGLLVAPGDCHGLAQALLRLRDTPDLADELARNGLKRSAKFDWGVIAKQLLAIWQELAHRAPE
- a CDS encoding O-antigen ligase family protein yields the protein MLSLELPRGKVIWGGAILVVSVLAAAAVVNVPSRILALIIGCLFATAAFAFWPWATLPLGVAGGIVLAGLRPHASVTFVIAVHVGILVIGMLGWCTRATFGAVPRRVATTLDTPMLSYAVVLLLVTAWGIAVGNQSHKLLVATYELGVIPAYYLVATVTLASRSWLQKAAWLFVFVATALAVTGFASPGRHGGFPSLIALPVVLFAAGRSHGARRFLLVAIAVILAVDTLLASYRATWLAAAVALLLMLPLAGRRLRRMVVQVIVLSAMTIFVGVLVSPGLDHRLQVLRDELHQTAGYRAAEANVGLHVFWANPLLGNGLGQTRHDVFLPTFRVTDVGPIYHVWYVSILANGGLVLALALGWILIRTIRIGISMRVPWTRILIALTIGFVISAAFGGPTDGHWDLGLLPALVVITATLLGRNHEPAVSIMPMPGRT
- a CDS encoding glycosyltransferase family 2 protein, which translates into the protein MSASAIVVTHNSAPEIETCLSALARTGISLCVVDNASTDETVNIVRRVAPDAVIVGNYVNLGFAAAVNQALLCVEHSEVLLVNPDCVLPESTAWAMLDTLSADPTLGIVGPQLVNARGRLVVSAHPFETVSRLIVSRFGGSLVPLSVKRKIARLNGLRKSRPPDSDGVLIDVDWLSGACLAVRTNLLKGIGGLDDGYFMYYEDVELCWQAREAGLRVAQISGAEALHLGGASSRDPAHLWPHLYRSLLRYHRLRNPQSYSIVRAVVFARAVLGLVLAGLRVVRGQVPEGRRRAQAWWRVAGLTLRSADPQSVECE
- a CDS encoding polysaccharide biosynthesis tyrosine autokinase; protein product: MDELEVVEQADIRAYLHVLNRRKYIIALTVLVVLGLTLAYSFVKTPTYTATATVLVPEQQASSALNIQNSQLPASDALTRALSDDQQFAKGDTVKQAAASQLGYQPNASVGMSTTADVLTFTAHSSEKQAAAAIANAYAKAFISARRANQVTQYTEQVSALQASISQLQTKAAPLSPKDPQLPILQQSINSLEQSVQQAQAASQVAGEVGPSIIDAAAVPTSASSPKPVRNGILGGVVGLILGLGFALVAERLDDGINSRDAAEAVSGGLPIVGLVPMVNSWKRKHARHLALIEDPSSNVSEAYRTVRTAIQFLSLDDPKRVIAITSSVPGEGKTTTVANLAVSFARAGQNVIVVSCDLRRPHLHEFFGDNDGRGLTSVLLGRCALSDVVHSVSTDHNLRIVPPGPIPPNPAEILSLDRVREVVDALARNADLVLLDCPPVLPVSDALLLSRLVDGMLVLASVKSTSRRDLRRTIELLNQVHCPTLGVILNKVPIGSGYSYGYDYYGHYSPSGTSDQQPHSGNPDHQDSPLGQPTISENESGVNGSVLHRRKEANMAQSSLFSGEAQRGPIRNRRDEFFSAQD